TAAATTATTAGATAAGCTCTATAAAATCGCATTACAACGTCGCATCGACGCACCTGAGATGGGGGAAGTGGAAATTTTAGAAGGCGAAGCACTTCAAGAAAAGTTACCGCCCTTTATTCAATGTGATCGAGCACTTTATGTTTCAGGTGGAGCACAGGTCGATGGCTTAAAACTAATCGAGACATTACAGAAAGAAGCTGAAAATCTTACCGTAATCAATAAGCGCGTGTACTGGTCACGTCAAGAAAATCAGCTTATGGTTGATGGGCAAGCCTATGATGCAGTCATCCTTGCTTGTGGGGCTTGGTTACAAGAACAATTTCCAAATAAGGAACTCAGTGTGAAACCGCAAAAAGGACAACTTATAGAATTCAAGAATATTCTCGAGCCCAATCATAACTATCCCGTATTTATGCCACAGGGAGAAATTGACTTTCTTTATGGAAATCAAGGACAATTGGTCATTGGTGCAACCCATGAAAATGAAAAAGGATTTAATTTAGATATCGATCCGAATTCAAGTGAATACCTCAAAAGTGAGGCTAAGAAACACTTCCCAGATATAGATAAACTTGAAATTGATCACGTACGTGTAGGAACACGTGCTGTGAGCTCGGACTTTAGTCCTTTCTATGGGGAAGTAGAAGGCGAACCGGGTGTATATCAAGCAAGTGGGTTGGGTTCCTCGGGATTGACTACTGGGGTTATAATAGGTTCTAAACTTGCGCAAAGTATTATTAAAAGTGATAAACTATAAATAAATCTGGGGGAAAATAAATATGGAACTAACAGCATTACTCAAGGGTAGTTTAGAAACATCATATTTAGATAACACACTTTTATCAAATGAAAAACTACTAACAGACTTACTTATAAATGATTATAGACGTGGAGAGAAAGTATTAACGACAATACAGAAAGAACTTCTTACATGTAAAGAATACAAAATGACTGTTGCTTTCATCACTGAAGGTGGTTTAAGCATCCTGGCGAATCAGATGTTACATTGTATCGAGAATGATATAAAGGGGAAAATAATTACGTCATCTTATTTATATTTTAATAACCCACGTGTTTTTAGGAAATTAATGTCATATCCTAATCTCGAAATACGTGTACATGAAAATAAACCGCTGCACTCTAAGGGATATATTTTTCACCATCAAGGATATTCTAACCTTATCGTGGGTAGTTCAAATCTCACTCAAGGTGCATTAACAACAAACAACGAGTGGAATATTAAGTTAAGTTCTTTAGAAGATGGAAAAATATATAAGGATTCCATTGATGAGTTTGATTATTTATGGAAAAACTCGACAGTTCTGACTAATTCATGGATCGACGAGTATGAAGAAAAATATAATATACATCAACAAATTAAAGAACAAATTGAAGATTTGAATCAATTTGAAGAAAAAATTAAACCGAATAAAATGCAAAGCGAAGCTTTAGAAAACTTAAAAAATTTTAGAAAGCAAGGTGCTACAAAAGCACTTGTAATTTCAGCAACAGGCACGGGAAAAACATATTTAGCTGCCTTTGATGTAAAAGCGATAAAACCAAAAAAAATGTTATTTATTATTCATAGAGAACAAGTTGCGAAGGATGCAATGAATACATTTCAATCGATAATTAGCGATCGATCAATGGGATTATTTAGTGGTAATTATAAGGATGACCAGTTTGATTTCTTATTTACAACCATTCAAACAATTTCTAGACCACAAAACCTTCAAAAATTTAAACAAAATGAGTTTGATTATATTGTTATAGATGAAGCGCATCGATCAGTTGCTAATTCCTATTTAAATGTAATGGAGTATTTTAAACCAAAGTTCTTTTTAGGAATGACTGCTACACCAGAGCGAAGTGACTCTCTAAATGTTTTTGAGCTCTTTGACTATAACATTGCCTATGAAATACGATTGCAAAAAGCTCTAGAAGAGAATATGTTAGTACCTTTTCATTATTTTGGAATAACAGATTTGCAAATTGATGGAGAAATTATTAATGATCATAGTCAGTTTGGTCAATTGGTTTCAGAAGATCGTATCGAACATATATTGA
This genomic stretch from Erysipelothrix rhusiopathiae harbors:
- a CDS encoding NAD(P)/FAD-dependent oxidoreductase, which encodes MKKIAIIGGGIVGSTAAYYLSKHGNQVTLYDDTTGQATKAAVGIICPWVSQRHNQEWYQLAREGAAFYQTLNQDLKDTSYYRQSGALITHDKLLDKLYKIALQRRIDAPEMGEVEILEGEALQEKLPPFIQCDRALYVSGGAQVDGLKLIETLQKEAENLTVINKRVYWSRQENQLMVDGQAYDAVILACGAWLQEQFPNKELSVKPQKGQLIEFKNILEPNHNYPVFMPQGEIDFLYGNQGQLVIGATHENEKGFNLDIDPNSSEYLKSEAKKHFPDIDKLEIDHVRVGTRAVSSDFSPFYGEVEGEPGVYQASGLGSSGLTTGVIIGSKLAQSIIKSDKL